The Chaetodon trifascialis isolate fChaTrf1 chromosome 16, fChaTrf1.hap1, whole genome shotgun sequence genome includes a region encoding these proteins:
- the gdpd5a gene encoding glycerophosphodiester phosphodiesterase domain-containing protein 5 isoform X4 translates to MVKHQPLQVYEKQVFVSFVTGIYGCRWKRYQRSQDDSSRWECTWFVILCSSFLLLLFWAYFWLVAQNDFNEFNWSVYNRSGEWRDETIPILASTTVGFSYITFLMILALFHISLGQQLNLYWVHKIGVLATLLTTISGVVSVDDIWGDEWDILLVSLQSTAPFLHIGALATVTAMSWLIAGFVVRRERSNFQVTVLLIYIIILLALYLAPLTFTCPCIMDRHSLKPRPDITGRRGAPMLAPENTIVSFNRALQQGASSLEADVTISVDGVPFLMRDRTLRRTTDISKIFPARQHDDASLFNWTEIRSLNAGQWFLESDPYWTVETLTARDRSRIGNQTVCSLVEMLRLAARANSSALLNIRKPPPEHPRSRNWFMDTLWAVQKAGISQKRVTWTPDTDRGRVRGLQQTANEKLSVDEIRQRGITSLTLHYSKASRKDIQEYLDNNVSVTVYPVNEPWLYSTLWCSGVPSVSSDAPQVLRKVPYPIWLMSQNAYNFIWIASDLVSIAVVIGIFCFQKWRMSGMQNYNPEQIMLSAVARRSSRDVNIMKEKLIFSELNNGLSSTEELSLYPENNYARYSHGGLSR, encoded by the exons TGGGAGTGTACATGGTTCGTCATCTTGTGCAGTTCTTtccttctgcttctcttttggGCCTACTTCTGGTTGGTGGCTCAAAATGATTTCAATGAGTTCAACTG GTCAGTATACAACCGCTCTGGCGAATGGAGGGATGAGACGATCCCCATCCTTGCATCCACCACCGTGGGATTTAGCTACATCACATTCTTAATG ATCTTAGCACTTTTCCATATATCCTTGGGCCAACAGCTGAACCTCTACTGGGTTCACAAG ATTGGAGTGTTGGCTACACTGCTCACCACGATCTCTGGTGTTGTCTCTGTTGATGACATATGGGGAGATGAGTGGGACATCCTGCTTGTATCCCTGCAG TCCACAGCACCTTTCCTGCACATTGGAGCCCTGGCAACAGTCACAGCTATGAGCTGGTTAATAGCTGGATTTGTGGTTCGCAGAGAGAGATCCA ATTTCCAGGTGACGGTGTTGCTGATCtacatcatcatcctcctggcTCTCTATTTGGCACCGCTCACATTCACCTGCCCCTGCATCATGGACCGCCACAGCCTCAAACCTCGACCAGACATCACTGGCCGCCGGGGAGCTCCCATG CTGGCTCCAGAAAACACCATTGTGTCCTTTAACAGAGCCCTGCAGCAGGGAGCCAGCTCCCTGGAGGCAGATGTCACCATCAG TGTGGACGGAGTTCCCTTCCTAATGCGAGACCGCACCTTGAGAAGAACCACAGACATTAGTAAGATCTTTCCAGCCAGGCAGCATGATGATGCCTCTCTCTTCAACTGGACAGAAATTCGCTCTCTAAACGCAGGCCAGTGGTTTTTGGAG AGTGACCCCTACTGGACAGTAGAAACCCTGACAGCGAGGGACCGCAGCAGAATAGGCAATCAGACAGTTTGCAGTCTGGTGGAAATGCTGCGTCTGGCAGCCAGGGCcaacagctctgctctgctcaacATCCGCAAGCCTCCACCAGAGCACCCCCGCTCCCGGAACTGGTTCATGGACACGCTGTGGGCTGTTCAGAAAGCAGGGATTTCCCAGAAGAGG GTGACGTGGACCCCCGACACGGACCGGGGGAGGGTGCGAGGGCTTCAGCAGACCGCAAATGAGAAGCTGTCAGTGGACGAGATAAGGCAGAGAGGAATAACAAGTCTGACCCTCCATTATAGCAAGGCCAGCCGCAAAGACATACA GGAGTATCTGGATAATAATGTGAGTGTGACTGTCTACCCAGTGAACGAGCCCTGGCTGTACTCCACTCTGTGGTGTAGCGGGGTGCCTTCTGTGTCCTCTGATGCCCCCCAAGTCCTCCGAAAGGTGCCTTACCCCATCTGGCTCATG AGCCAGAACGCTTACAACTTCATTTGGATCGCTTCAGATCTGGTCTCCATCGCCGTAGTCATCgggattttctgttttcaaaa GTGGAGGATGAGCGGGATGCAGAACTACAACCCAGAACAGATCATGCTGAGCGCTGTGGCGCGTCGGTCCAGTCGGGACGTCAACATCATGAAGGAGAAGCTCATATTCTCAG AACTCAACAATGGACTCAGCAGTACAGAGGAGCTTTCTCTGTATCCCGAGAACAATTACGCAAGATACTCTCATGGAGGCCTCAGTCGCTGA
- the gdpd5a gene encoding glycerophosphodiester phosphodiesterase domain-containing protein 5 isoform X1 encodes MVKHQPLQVYEKQVFVSFVTGIYGCRWKRYQRSQDDSSRWECTWFVILCSSFLLLLFWAYFWLVAQNDFNEFNWSVYNRSGEWRDETIPILASTTVGFSYITFLMILALFHISLGQQLNLYWVHKIGVLATLLTTISGVVSVDDIWGDEWDILLVSLQSTAPFLHIGALATVTAMSWLIAGFVVRRERSNFQVTVLLIYIIILLALYLAPLTFTCPCIMDRHSLKPRPDITGRRGAPMLAPENTIVSFNRALQQGASSLEADVTISVDGVPFLMRDRTLRRTTDISKIFPARQHDDASLFNWTEIRSLNAGQWFLESDPYWTVETLTARDRSRIGNQTVCSLVEMLRLAARANSSALLNIRKPPPEHPRSRNWFMDTLWAVQKAGISQKRVRTVTWTPDTDRGRVRGLQQTANEKLSVDEIRQRGITSLTLHYSKASRKDIQEYLDNNVSVTVYPVNEPWLYSTLWCSGVPSVSSDAPQVLRKVPYPIWLMSQNAYNFIWIASDLVSIAVVIGIFCFQNYHMIRWRMSGMQNYNPEQIMLSAVARRSSRDVNIMKEKLIFSELNNGLSSTEELSLYPENNYARYSHGGLSR; translated from the exons TGGGAGTGTACATGGTTCGTCATCTTGTGCAGTTCTTtccttctgcttctcttttggGCCTACTTCTGGTTGGTGGCTCAAAATGATTTCAATGAGTTCAACTG GTCAGTATACAACCGCTCTGGCGAATGGAGGGATGAGACGATCCCCATCCTTGCATCCACCACCGTGGGATTTAGCTACATCACATTCTTAATG ATCTTAGCACTTTTCCATATATCCTTGGGCCAACAGCTGAACCTCTACTGGGTTCACAAG ATTGGAGTGTTGGCTACACTGCTCACCACGATCTCTGGTGTTGTCTCTGTTGATGACATATGGGGAGATGAGTGGGACATCCTGCTTGTATCCCTGCAG TCCACAGCACCTTTCCTGCACATTGGAGCCCTGGCAACAGTCACAGCTATGAGCTGGTTAATAGCTGGATTTGTGGTTCGCAGAGAGAGATCCA ATTTCCAGGTGACGGTGTTGCTGATCtacatcatcatcctcctggcTCTCTATTTGGCACCGCTCACATTCACCTGCCCCTGCATCATGGACCGCCACAGCCTCAAACCTCGACCAGACATCACTGGCCGCCGGGGAGCTCCCATG CTGGCTCCAGAAAACACCATTGTGTCCTTTAACAGAGCCCTGCAGCAGGGAGCCAGCTCCCTGGAGGCAGATGTCACCATCAG TGTGGACGGAGTTCCCTTCCTAATGCGAGACCGCACCTTGAGAAGAACCACAGACATTAGTAAGATCTTTCCAGCCAGGCAGCATGATGATGCCTCTCTCTTCAACTGGACAGAAATTCGCTCTCTAAACGCAGGCCAGTGGTTTTTGGAG AGTGACCCCTACTGGACAGTAGAAACCCTGACAGCGAGGGACCGCAGCAGAATAGGCAATCAGACAGTTTGCAGTCTGGTGGAAATGCTGCGTCTGGCAGCCAGGGCcaacagctctgctctgctcaacATCCGCAAGCCTCCACCAGAGCACCCCCGCTCCCGGAACTGGTTCATGGACACGCTGTGGGCTGTTCAGAAAGCAGGGATTTCCCAGAAGAGGGTGAGGACT GTGACGTGGACCCCCGACACGGACCGGGGGAGGGTGCGAGGGCTTCAGCAGACCGCAAATGAGAAGCTGTCAGTGGACGAGATAAGGCAGAGAGGAATAACAAGTCTGACCCTCCATTATAGCAAGGCCAGCCGCAAAGACATACA GGAGTATCTGGATAATAATGTGAGTGTGACTGTCTACCCAGTGAACGAGCCCTGGCTGTACTCCACTCTGTGGTGTAGCGGGGTGCCTTCTGTGTCCTCTGATGCCCCCCAAGTCCTCCGAAAGGTGCCTTACCCCATCTGGCTCATG AGCCAGAACGCTTACAACTTCATTTGGATCGCTTCAGATCTGGTCTCCATCGCCGTAGTCATCgggattttctgttttcaaaa CTATCATATGATCAG GTGGAGGATGAGCGGGATGCAGAACTACAACCCAGAACAGATCATGCTGAGCGCTGTGGCGCGTCGGTCCAGTCGGGACGTCAACATCATGAAGGAGAAGCTCATATTCTCAG AACTCAACAATGGACTCAGCAGTACAGAGGAGCTTTCTCTGTATCCCGAGAACAATTACGCAAGATACTCTCATGGAGGCCTCAGTCGCTGA
- the gdpd5a gene encoding glycerophosphodiester phosphodiesterase domain-containing protein 5 isoform X3, with amino-acid sequence MVKHQPLQVYEKQVFVSFVTGIYGCRWKRYQRSQDDSSRWECTWFVILCSSFLLLLFWAYFWLVAQNDFNEFNWSVYNRSGEWRDETIPILASTTVGFSYITFLMILALFHISLGQQLNLYWVHKIGVLATLLTTISGVVSVDDIWGDEWDILLVSLQSTAPFLHIGALATVTAMSWLIAGFVVRRERSNFQVTVLLIYIIILLALYLAPLTFTCPCIMDRHSLKPRPDITGRRGAPMLAPENTIVSFNRALQQGASSLEADVTISVDGVPFLMRDRTLRRTTDISKIFPARQHDDASLFNWTEIRSLNAGQWFLESDPYWTVETLTARDRSRIGNQTVCSLVEMLRLAARANSSALLNIRKPPPEHPRSRNWFMDTLWAVQKAGISQKRVRTVTWTPDTDRGRVRGLQQTANEKLSVDEIRQRGITSLTLHYSKASRKDIQEYLDNNVSVTVYPVNEPWLYSTLWCSGVPSVSSDAPQVLRKVPYPIWLMSQNAYNFIWIASDLVSIAVVIGIFCFQKWRMSGMQNYNPEQIMLSAVARRSSRDVNIMKEKLIFSELNNGLSSTEELSLYPENNYARYSHGGLSR; translated from the exons TGGGAGTGTACATGGTTCGTCATCTTGTGCAGTTCTTtccttctgcttctcttttggGCCTACTTCTGGTTGGTGGCTCAAAATGATTTCAATGAGTTCAACTG GTCAGTATACAACCGCTCTGGCGAATGGAGGGATGAGACGATCCCCATCCTTGCATCCACCACCGTGGGATTTAGCTACATCACATTCTTAATG ATCTTAGCACTTTTCCATATATCCTTGGGCCAACAGCTGAACCTCTACTGGGTTCACAAG ATTGGAGTGTTGGCTACACTGCTCACCACGATCTCTGGTGTTGTCTCTGTTGATGACATATGGGGAGATGAGTGGGACATCCTGCTTGTATCCCTGCAG TCCACAGCACCTTTCCTGCACATTGGAGCCCTGGCAACAGTCACAGCTATGAGCTGGTTAATAGCTGGATTTGTGGTTCGCAGAGAGAGATCCA ATTTCCAGGTGACGGTGTTGCTGATCtacatcatcatcctcctggcTCTCTATTTGGCACCGCTCACATTCACCTGCCCCTGCATCATGGACCGCCACAGCCTCAAACCTCGACCAGACATCACTGGCCGCCGGGGAGCTCCCATG CTGGCTCCAGAAAACACCATTGTGTCCTTTAACAGAGCCCTGCAGCAGGGAGCCAGCTCCCTGGAGGCAGATGTCACCATCAG TGTGGACGGAGTTCCCTTCCTAATGCGAGACCGCACCTTGAGAAGAACCACAGACATTAGTAAGATCTTTCCAGCCAGGCAGCATGATGATGCCTCTCTCTTCAACTGGACAGAAATTCGCTCTCTAAACGCAGGCCAGTGGTTTTTGGAG AGTGACCCCTACTGGACAGTAGAAACCCTGACAGCGAGGGACCGCAGCAGAATAGGCAATCAGACAGTTTGCAGTCTGGTGGAAATGCTGCGTCTGGCAGCCAGGGCcaacagctctgctctgctcaacATCCGCAAGCCTCCACCAGAGCACCCCCGCTCCCGGAACTGGTTCATGGACACGCTGTGGGCTGTTCAGAAAGCAGGGATTTCCCAGAAGAGGGTGAGGACT GTGACGTGGACCCCCGACACGGACCGGGGGAGGGTGCGAGGGCTTCAGCAGACCGCAAATGAGAAGCTGTCAGTGGACGAGATAAGGCAGAGAGGAATAACAAGTCTGACCCTCCATTATAGCAAGGCCAGCCGCAAAGACATACA GGAGTATCTGGATAATAATGTGAGTGTGACTGTCTACCCAGTGAACGAGCCCTGGCTGTACTCCACTCTGTGGTGTAGCGGGGTGCCTTCTGTGTCCTCTGATGCCCCCCAAGTCCTCCGAAAGGTGCCTTACCCCATCTGGCTCATG AGCCAGAACGCTTACAACTTCATTTGGATCGCTTCAGATCTGGTCTCCATCGCCGTAGTCATCgggattttctgttttcaaaa GTGGAGGATGAGCGGGATGCAGAACTACAACCCAGAACAGATCATGCTGAGCGCTGTGGCGCGTCGGTCCAGTCGGGACGTCAACATCATGAAGGAGAAGCTCATATTCTCAG AACTCAACAATGGACTCAGCAGTACAGAGGAGCTTTCTCTGTATCCCGAGAACAATTACGCAAGATACTCTCATGGAGGCCTCAGTCGCTGA
- the gdpd5a gene encoding glycerophosphodiester phosphodiesterase domain-containing protein 5 isoform X2, producing MVKHQPLQVYEKQVFVSFVTGIYGCRWKRYQRSQDDSSRWECTWFVILCSSFLLLLFWAYFWLVAQNDFNEFNWSVYNRSGEWRDETIPILASTTVGFSYITFLMILALFHISLGQQLNLYWVHKIGVLATLLTTISGVVSVDDIWGDEWDILLVSLQSTAPFLHIGALATVTAMSWLIAGFVVRRERSNFQVTVLLIYIIILLALYLAPLTFTCPCIMDRHSLKPRPDITGRRGAPMLAPENTIVSFNRALQQGASSLEADVTISVDGVPFLMRDRTLRRTTDISKIFPARQHDDASLFNWTEIRSLNAGQWFLESDPYWTVETLTARDRSRIGNQTVCSLVEMLRLAARANSSALLNIRKPPPEHPRSRNWFMDTLWAVQKAGISQKRVTWTPDTDRGRVRGLQQTANEKLSVDEIRQRGITSLTLHYSKASRKDIQEYLDNNVSVTVYPVNEPWLYSTLWCSGVPSVSSDAPQVLRKVPYPIWLMSQNAYNFIWIASDLVSIAVVIGIFCFQNYHMIRWRMSGMQNYNPEQIMLSAVARRSSRDVNIMKEKLIFSELNNGLSSTEELSLYPENNYARYSHGGLSR from the exons TGGGAGTGTACATGGTTCGTCATCTTGTGCAGTTCTTtccttctgcttctcttttggGCCTACTTCTGGTTGGTGGCTCAAAATGATTTCAATGAGTTCAACTG GTCAGTATACAACCGCTCTGGCGAATGGAGGGATGAGACGATCCCCATCCTTGCATCCACCACCGTGGGATTTAGCTACATCACATTCTTAATG ATCTTAGCACTTTTCCATATATCCTTGGGCCAACAGCTGAACCTCTACTGGGTTCACAAG ATTGGAGTGTTGGCTACACTGCTCACCACGATCTCTGGTGTTGTCTCTGTTGATGACATATGGGGAGATGAGTGGGACATCCTGCTTGTATCCCTGCAG TCCACAGCACCTTTCCTGCACATTGGAGCCCTGGCAACAGTCACAGCTATGAGCTGGTTAATAGCTGGATTTGTGGTTCGCAGAGAGAGATCCA ATTTCCAGGTGACGGTGTTGCTGATCtacatcatcatcctcctggcTCTCTATTTGGCACCGCTCACATTCACCTGCCCCTGCATCATGGACCGCCACAGCCTCAAACCTCGACCAGACATCACTGGCCGCCGGGGAGCTCCCATG CTGGCTCCAGAAAACACCATTGTGTCCTTTAACAGAGCCCTGCAGCAGGGAGCCAGCTCCCTGGAGGCAGATGTCACCATCAG TGTGGACGGAGTTCCCTTCCTAATGCGAGACCGCACCTTGAGAAGAACCACAGACATTAGTAAGATCTTTCCAGCCAGGCAGCATGATGATGCCTCTCTCTTCAACTGGACAGAAATTCGCTCTCTAAACGCAGGCCAGTGGTTTTTGGAG AGTGACCCCTACTGGACAGTAGAAACCCTGACAGCGAGGGACCGCAGCAGAATAGGCAATCAGACAGTTTGCAGTCTGGTGGAAATGCTGCGTCTGGCAGCCAGGGCcaacagctctgctctgctcaacATCCGCAAGCCTCCACCAGAGCACCCCCGCTCCCGGAACTGGTTCATGGACACGCTGTGGGCTGTTCAGAAAGCAGGGATTTCCCAGAAGAGG GTGACGTGGACCCCCGACACGGACCGGGGGAGGGTGCGAGGGCTTCAGCAGACCGCAAATGAGAAGCTGTCAGTGGACGAGATAAGGCAGAGAGGAATAACAAGTCTGACCCTCCATTATAGCAAGGCCAGCCGCAAAGACATACA GGAGTATCTGGATAATAATGTGAGTGTGACTGTCTACCCAGTGAACGAGCCCTGGCTGTACTCCACTCTGTGGTGTAGCGGGGTGCCTTCTGTGTCCTCTGATGCCCCCCAAGTCCTCCGAAAGGTGCCTTACCCCATCTGGCTCATG AGCCAGAACGCTTACAACTTCATTTGGATCGCTTCAGATCTGGTCTCCATCGCCGTAGTCATCgggattttctgttttcaaaa CTATCATATGATCAG GTGGAGGATGAGCGGGATGCAGAACTACAACCCAGAACAGATCATGCTGAGCGCTGTGGCGCGTCGGTCCAGTCGGGACGTCAACATCATGAAGGAGAAGCTCATATTCTCAG AACTCAACAATGGACTCAGCAGTACAGAGGAGCTTTCTCTGTATCCCGAGAACAATTACGCAAGATACTCTCATGGAGGCCTCAGTCGCTGA
- the gdpd5a gene encoding glycerophosphodiester phosphodiesterase domain-containing protein 5 isoform X5, with translation MVKHQPLQVYEKQVFVSFVTGIYGCRWKRYQRSQDDSSRWECTWFVILCSSFLLLLFWAYFWLVAQNDFNEFNWSVYNRSGEWRDETIPILASTTVGFSYITFLMILALFHISLGQQLNLYWVHKIGVLATLLTTISGVVSVDDIWGDEWDILLVSLQSTAPFLHIGALATVTAMSWLIAGFVVRRERSNFQVTVLLIYIIILLALYLAPLTFTCPCIMDRHSLKPRPDITGRRGAPMLAPENTIVSFNRALQQGASSLEADVTISVDGVPFLMRDRTLRRTTDISKIFPARQHDDASLFNWTEIRSLNAGQWFLESDPYWTVETLTARDRSRIGNQTVCSLVEMLRLAARANSSALLNIRKPPPEHPRSRNWFMDTLWAVQKAGISQKRVRTVTWTPDTDRGRVRGLQQTANEKLSVDEIRQRGITSLTLHYSKASRKDIQEYLDNNVSVTVYPVNEPWLYSTLWCSGVPSVSSDAPQVLRKVPYPIWLMSQNAYNFIWIASDLVSIAVVIGIFCFQK, from the exons TGGGAGTGTACATGGTTCGTCATCTTGTGCAGTTCTTtccttctgcttctcttttggGCCTACTTCTGGTTGGTGGCTCAAAATGATTTCAATGAGTTCAACTG GTCAGTATACAACCGCTCTGGCGAATGGAGGGATGAGACGATCCCCATCCTTGCATCCACCACCGTGGGATTTAGCTACATCACATTCTTAATG ATCTTAGCACTTTTCCATATATCCTTGGGCCAACAGCTGAACCTCTACTGGGTTCACAAG ATTGGAGTGTTGGCTACACTGCTCACCACGATCTCTGGTGTTGTCTCTGTTGATGACATATGGGGAGATGAGTGGGACATCCTGCTTGTATCCCTGCAG TCCACAGCACCTTTCCTGCACATTGGAGCCCTGGCAACAGTCACAGCTATGAGCTGGTTAATAGCTGGATTTGTGGTTCGCAGAGAGAGATCCA ATTTCCAGGTGACGGTGTTGCTGATCtacatcatcatcctcctggcTCTCTATTTGGCACCGCTCACATTCACCTGCCCCTGCATCATGGACCGCCACAGCCTCAAACCTCGACCAGACATCACTGGCCGCCGGGGAGCTCCCATG CTGGCTCCAGAAAACACCATTGTGTCCTTTAACAGAGCCCTGCAGCAGGGAGCCAGCTCCCTGGAGGCAGATGTCACCATCAG TGTGGACGGAGTTCCCTTCCTAATGCGAGACCGCACCTTGAGAAGAACCACAGACATTAGTAAGATCTTTCCAGCCAGGCAGCATGATGATGCCTCTCTCTTCAACTGGACAGAAATTCGCTCTCTAAACGCAGGCCAGTGGTTTTTGGAG AGTGACCCCTACTGGACAGTAGAAACCCTGACAGCGAGGGACCGCAGCAGAATAGGCAATCAGACAGTTTGCAGTCTGGTGGAAATGCTGCGTCTGGCAGCCAGGGCcaacagctctgctctgctcaacATCCGCAAGCCTCCACCAGAGCACCCCCGCTCCCGGAACTGGTTCATGGACACGCTGTGGGCTGTTCAGAAAGCAGGGATTTCCCAGAAGAGGGTGAGGACT GTGACGTGGACCCCCGACACGGACCGGGGGAGGGTGCGAGGGCTTCAGCAGACCGCAAATGAGAAGCTGTCAGTGGACGAGATAAGGCAGAGAGGAATAACAAGTCTGACCCTCCATTATAGCAAGGCCAGCCGCAAAGACATACA GGAGTATCTGGATAATAATGTGAGTGTGACTGTCTACCCAGTGAACGAGCCCTGGCTGTACTCCACTCTGTGGTGTAGCGGGGTGCCTTCTGTGTCCTCTGATGCCCCCCAAGTCCTCCGAAAGGTGCCTTACCCCATCTGGCTCATG AGCCAGAACGCTTACAACTTCATTTGGATCGCTTCAGATCTGGTCTCCATCGCCGTAGTCATCgggattttctgttttcaaaagTAA